From a region of the Thermosipho melanesiensis BI429 genome:
- a CDS encoding CoA-binding protein — translation MNLENLKRIALVGATTNKEKYGYIILKDLTGKGFDVIPITPKYEEIEGIKTVKSVGELDKNIDLIVFVVPPKVGLSVTKEAIENGFRTLWYQPGAYSSEIDTFLKEKRIDAVHDKCIMVETRR, via the coding sequence ATGAATTTGGAAAATCTCAAAAGAATAGCATTGGTTGGTGCAACAACTAACAAGGAAAAATACGGTTATATAATTCTGAAAGATCTTACGGGTAAAGGTTTTGATGTAATTCCCATAACACCGAAGTATGAGGAGATTGAAGGTATAAAAACGGTGAAATCTGTAGGTGAACTTGATAAAAATATAGATTTGATAGTTTTTGTTGTTCCACCGAAAGTAGGATTATCTGTTACAAAGGAAGCTATTGAAAATGGTTTTAGAACGTTATGGTATCAACCTGGGGCATATTCAAGTGAAATTGATACGTTTTTAAAAGAAAAAAGAATTGATGCAGTACATGATAAATGTATAATGGTAGAAACCAGGAGGTGA
- a CDS encoding peroxiredoxin has protein sequence MLKKGDKFVDFELVNTDLKKIKLSEHLNGKVALVFYPGAFTSVCEKELCSFRDMIAKFNNINAKVFGISVDSPFSNKAFAEKNHLSFDLLSDFGGKVSEKYGGIHKNFIGIENYTVSKRAVYIIDENGTIIYDWVSDDPGKEPLYDEIEKILEQ, from the coding sequence ATGTTAAAAAAAGGAGATAAATTTGTAGATTTTGAACTTGTAAACACGGACCTAAAGAAAATAAAACTTTCAGAGCATTTAAATGGAAAAGTTGCTTTGGTATTTTATCCCGGTGCATTTACCAGTGTATGTGAAAAAGAATTGTGTTCTTTTAGAGATATGATAGCTAAGTTTAACAACATAAATGCAAAAGTATTTGGAATAAGTGTTGATTCTCCGTTTTCAAATAAAGCATTTGCGGAAAAAAATCATTTGAGTTTTGATCTTCTTTCAGATTTTGGTGGAAAAGTTTCAGAAAAATATGGCGGTATACACAAAAATTTTATTGGAATAGAAAATTACACAGTTTCAAAAAGGGCTGTTTACATAATAGACGAAAATGGAACAATTATATATGATTGGGTATCGGATGATCCCGGAAAAGAACCACTATATGATGAAATTGAAAAAATACTAGAACAATAG
- a CDS encoding PhzF family phenazine biosynthesis protein, which translates to MDFFIVDTFTDKPFKGNPAAVVILNTDISKDTKQNLAKEIGFSETAFVKIKDEISIEYFTPINEIDLCGHATIATLHVLKENKFINGKNIKINTNVGKLNTFFKDGIIFMEQAKPKLGKIVKERDKITKMLGLKIGDLDGKFPIQKAFTGIWDLMIPIKSKKALFEISPDFEKIEKFCKENNIVSFHAFTLDEENAAANTRNFSPLYGINEESATGTSNGALAYYLYFYKTLKKEKIYKIIQGESMNRKSEIYVKITEKDIINVGGKAKTILFGMLKI; encoded by the coding sequence ATGGATTTTTTCATAGTAGATACCTTTACCGATAAACCTTTTAAGGGAAATCCCGCGGCAGTTGTAATATTAAATACCGATATTTCAAAAGACACCAAGCAAAACCTTGCAAAAGAAATAGGCTTTTCAGAAACTGCTTTTGTTAAAATAAAAGATGAAATTTCCATTGAATATTTTACACCGATAAACGAAATTGATCTTTGCGGTCACGCAACTATTGCAACTTTACATGTATTAAAAGAAAACAAATTTATTAACGGGAAAAACATAAAAATAAATACAAATGTTGGAAAACTAAATACATTTTTTAAAGATGGAATTATATTCATGGAACAAGCAAAACCAAAGCTGGGAAAAATAGTAAAAGAAAGAGACAAAATAACAAAAATGCTTGGATTAAAAATAGGCGATTTAGATGGAAAATTTCCTATACAAAAAGCTTTTACTGGGATATGGGATCTTATGATCCCAATAAAAAGCAAGAAAGCTCTTTTTGAAATTTCTCCTGATTTTGAAAAAATAGAAAAATTTTGTAAAGAAAATAACATTGTAAGTTTCCATGCCTTTACATTAGACGAAGAAAATGCTGCTGCAAATACAAGAAATTTCTCTCCATTATATGGAATTAATGAAGAATCTGCAACTGGAACGTCAAATGGGGCACTTGCGTATTATTTATACTTCTACAAAACTCTTAAAAAGGAAAAAATATACAAAATAATCCAAGGAGAAAGTATGAACAGAAAATCTGAAATTTATGTAAAAATTACAGAAAAAGACATAATCAACGTAGGAGGAAAAGCTAAAACTATTTTGTTTGGCATGTTGAAAATTTAA
- a CDS encoding L-Ala-D/L-Glu epimerase — MGKIKTVKFKLNTFEYEKPFHITGSVSDKVNNVEVIIELENGILGYGEASPSFRVNGERFETLLSLEPIVNEMIKGKEVRNYRQIFDIIDRFFSFPSIKAAVQYAVLDAFSEEIGIPVYQLLGGSEEKIETDKTIGISSLDERILDAKKFFEEGFRTIKIKVGEDLKEDIEAIEAIYEITKGAKYIVDANMGYTPKQAVTFVNEIYKKGIDIHVFEQPVQRYDIEGLKFVRFKSPFPVSADESARTKHDVMRLIKEEAIDYVNIKLMKSGISDALSIVEIVKAANLRLMIGCMGESSLGINQSVHFALGTGAFDFHDLDSSLMLKEKEFRGKYKIQKPYYVAI, encoded by the coding sequence ATGGGAAAAATAAAAACGGTAAAGTTTAAATTAAATACTTTTGAATATGAAAAACCATTTCATATAACTGGAAGTGTTTCAGATAAAGTCAATAACGTTGAGGTAATTATAGAATTAGAAAATGGAATTTTGGGTTATGGGGAGGCTTCTCCATCGTTTAGGGTAAATGGAGAAAGATTTGAAACATTACTTTCATTGGAACCTATTGTAAACGAGATGATAAAAGGGAAAGAAGTGAGAAATTACAGGCAAATTTTTGATATTATCGATAGATTTTTTTCATTTCCGAGCATAAAAGCAGCGGTTCAATATGCAGTGTTAGATGCATTTTCAGAGGAAATAGGTATTCCCGTATATCAGTTGCTAGGTGGTAGCGAAGAAAAAATTGAAACCGATAAAACAATAGGTATTAGCTCACTTGATGAAAGGATATTGGATGCAAAAAAATTTTTTGAAGAGGGATTTAGAACAATAAAGATTAAGGTGGGGGAAGATTTAAAGGAAGATATAGAAGCTATAGAAGCTATATATGAAATAACGAAAGGAGCAAAATATATTGTTGATGCAAACATGGGTTATACCCCTAAACAGGCAGTGACATTTGTAAATGAAATTTACAAGAAAGGTATAGATATCCATGTTTTTGAACAACCTGTTCAAAGATATGATATTGAGGGGTTAAAGTTTGTAAGATTTAAATCTCCATTTCCTGTATCTGCAGATGAAAGTGCAAGAACAAAACATGATGTAATGAGATTGATAAAAGAAGAGGCAATAGATTATGTAAATATAAAGCTTATGAAAAGTGGAATTTCAGATGCACTTTCAATTGTTGAGATAGTAAAAGCGGCAAATTTAAGATTAATGATAGGCTGTATGGGAGAATCTAGTTTAGGTATAAACCAAAGTGTTCATTTTGCACTTGGAACAGGGGCTTTCGATTTTCACGACTTGGATAGTTCATTAATGCTAAAGGAAAAAGAATTTAGAGGAAAGTATAAAATACAAAAACCCTATTATGTTGCCATATAA
- the pcp gene encoding pyroglutamyl-peptidase I yields the protein MKVLVTGFEPFNGETINPSFEAIKMLPDEVEGAKIIKAKLPTVFRKSLCELEELISKENPDIVICVGQAAGRSKISIERVAINIDDAEINDNEGNKPKDEKIFVDGENAYFSNLPIKLMVKTIKEHNIPAEISNSAGTYVCNHVFYGLMYLIDKKFKNLKGGFIHVPFSHNQVLEKKNVPSMSLEDITNGLFYAIKGVLSEK from the coding sequence ATGAAAGTACTTGTAACTGGTTTTGAACCATTTAATGGTGAAACTATTAACCCATCTTTTGAAGCTATTAAAATGTTGCCAGATGAGGTTGAAGGGGCAAAGATTATTAAGGCAAAACTTCCAACGGTTTTTAGAAAGAGTCTATGTGAACTTGAAGAATTAATTAGTAAAGAAAATCCAGATATTGTAATTTGTGTTGGACAGGCAGCTGGAAGAAGTAAAATTTCAATAGAACGGGTAGCTATAAACATTGATGATGCAGAGATAAATGATAATGAAGGAAACAAGCCTAAAGATGAAAAAATATTTGTAGATGGTGAAAATGCATATTTTTCAAATTTACCCATTAAGTTAATGGTTAAAACCATAAAAGAACACAATATTCCTGCTGAAATCAGCAATTCAGCTGGAACATATGTTTGCAACCATGTTTTTTACGGACTTATGTACTTAATAGATAAAAAATTCAAAAATCTTAAAGGTGGATTTATACATGTTCCATTTTCTCATAATCAGGTGCTTGAAAAAAAGAACGTTCCAAGTATGTCTTTAGAGGATATTACAAATGGTTTATTTTACGCAATTAAAGGGGTGTTAAGTGAAAAATAG
- a CDS encoding LacI family DNA-binding transcriptional regulator: MSRIEDVAKKAGVSIATVSRVINNSGNVSEKTKMKVWKAIKELNYKPKILASALARHKEKFYVGICKSNRLIKMEKEKTSPEFYSVILEALEEVGKTYGIKFEKMDIQKPEKCDGYILVGGDSTKEIINFYRELEKPFLLLDHYIPGEKIDCIVTNGYDGAYFVTNYLIKKGFKKIYHIHGPLYSYGFKSRFEGYRNAMEDANLIPRFFEYDDVNDNMSEVINSIDIPEAIFASNDITAMRIIRELRKRNIRVPEDVSVIGFDDILSAKDFDPPLTTLKVFKDEMGSLAAKRIYELLVGHDVHPILISLFTKFIKRKSSI, from the coding sequence ATGTCAAGGATAGAGGATGTAGCAAAAAAAGCAGGGGTATCTATAGCCACAGTTTCAAGGGTAATCAATAATTCTGGGAACGTTTCTGAAAAAACAAAAATGAAAGTTTGGAAAGCCATAAAAGAATTAAATTACAAACCAAAAATACTTGCTTCTGCTCTTGCAAGGCACAAAGAAAAATTTTATGTGGGAATTTGCAAAAGTAACAGGTTAATAAAGATGGAAAAGGAAAAAACATCTCCCGAATTTTATTCGGTAATACTGGAAGCTTTGGAAGAGGTGGGAAAAACATATGGAATAAAGTTTGAAAAAATGGATATACAAAAACCAGAAAAATGCGACGGATATATATTAGTTGGTGGTGATTCCACCAAAGAAATTATTAATTTTTACAGAGAACTGGAAAAACCATTTTTATTACTTGATCATTATATTCCTGGAGAAAAAATAGATTGCATAGTTACAAATGGTTACGATGGTGCTTACTTTGTTACAAATTATTTAATCAAAAAGGGGTTCAAAAAGATATACCATATACATGGTCCGTTGTATTCATATGGCTTCAAAAGTCGCTTTGAAGGTTATAGAAATGCAATGGAGGATGCCAATTTAATTCCAAGATTTTTTGAATACGACGATGTTAATGATAATATGTCTGAGGTAATTAACAGTATAGATATCCCAGAGGCGATATTCGCATCAAATGATATCACAGCCATGAGGATTATAAGGGAATTAAGGAAAAGAAATATAAGAGTACCTGAAGATGTGTCCGTTATAGGGTTTGATGATATTTTAAGTGCAAAAGATTTTGATCCTCCACTTACCACTTTAAAAGTATTTAAAGATGAAATGGGGTCACTTGCAGCCAAAAGAATATATGAGCTTTTAGTTGGACACGATGTTCATCCTATTTTAATATCTCTTTTTACAAAATTTATTAAAAGAAAAAGTTCTATATAA
- a CDS encoding glycosidase translates to MELKLERHQRNPLLAPNPNHLWESKFVFNPAVVHDGELFHMLYRAQGEDMVSRLGYAVSVDGINWNRFEKPVFSPASQEELYGVEDPRITYLEGYYYINYTAYSPTGIKVAMARTKNFITYERFGTILPESPNKDAALFPEKINGKYVLLHRIEPDIWLAFSYDLIHWKDYVKIASPRKSHWDNLKIGAGAPPIKTEYGWLLLYHGVEKAPRNIYRLGFIVLDLNDPTKVIKRSEEPILEPKEDWEIFGGVPNVVFSDAMVRYKDKYYVYYGAADNYIALATIEVEKVYKWIRG, encoded by the coding sequence ATGGAACTCAAGCTTGAACGTCATCAAAGAAATCCTTTACTTGCACCAAACCCAAATCACCTTTGGGAAAGTAAATTTGTGTTTAATCCCGCTGTAGTACACGATGGAGAATTATTTCATATGTTATACAGAGCCCAAGGTGAAGATATGGTATCAAGACTTGGTTATGCGGTAAGTGTTGATGGAATAAACTGGAATAGGTTTGAAAAACCTGTTTTTTCTCCTGCATCTCAGGAAGAATTGTACGGAGTTGAAGATCCCAGAATTACATATTTAGAAGGATATTATTATATAAATTACACAGCATATTCTCCCACGGGAATAAAAGTTGCAATGGCTCGTACCAAAAACTTTATAACATACGAAAGATTCGGAACCATACTACCAGAAAGCCCCAATAAAGATGCTGCACTATTTCCGGAAAAAATTAACGGAAAATACGTCCTTTTACACAGAATAGAACCAGATATATGGCTAGCTTTCTCATATGACTTAATTCACTGGAAAGATTATGTAAAAATTGCATCACCGAGAAAATCTCATTGGGATAATTTAAAAATAGGAGCAGGAGCACCTCCAATAAAAACGGAATATGGTTGGCTTCTTTTATACCATGGAGTAGAAAAAGCTCCGAGAAACATTTACAGACTTGGATTTATTGTACTTGATCTTAATGATCCCACAAAAGTCATAAAACGTTCTGAAGAACCAATCTTAGAACCAAAAGAGGATTGGGAGATATTTGGTGGAGTTCCAAATGTTGTATTTTCTGATGCAATGGTTAGGTATAAAGATAAATATTATGTTTACTATGGAGCAGCAGATAACTATATAGCCCTTGCAACAATTGAGGTAGAAAAAGTTTACAAATGGATAAGGGGATAA
- the aglA gene encoding alpha-glucosidase AglA: MFKVAIVGAGSAVFSLRIISDFTKITEFKDVEIYLMDIDETRLNSTFILANKLNEEMGSKLKFKTTTNLEEAIDGAMFVINTAMAGGHDYLEKVRKIGEKWGYYRGIDTQEFNMVSDYYTISNFNQLDLFLKVARLVEEKGEKGAWLLQAANPVFEGTTLILRNVSINMVGFCHGHYGIHYLAETIGLEMNKVDWQVAGVNHGIWLNRFLYNGKNAYEILDEWIKNNVYEPRHPFDDQLSKVAIDMYKFYGQMPIGDTVRNSSWKYHYNLETKKKWYGKFGGADSEIGWKWYQDNLKAITETINKLAYFVSQNSNIKLLDYNLYKDYLNIEIFKEEIERIIDTEKLSGEQHVPFIDSIVNNKRQRFVVNILNNGVIEGIDNDVAVEIPAWVDSSGIHSEEITPKLSERVIKYYLRPRIMRMELASEAFLSGDIKLLKEILFRDPRTKSEEQVEGVLNEIMNLPENEKMRKHYIL, translated from the coding sequence ATGTTTAAAGTAGCAATAGTTGGTGCTGGAAGCGCCGTTTTTTCATTGAGAATTATTAGTGATTTTACTAAAATCACTGAATTTAAAGATGTTGAAATCTATCTAATGGATATTGATGAAACAAGATTAAATTCAACATTTATACTTGCAAATAAATTAAATGAAGAAATGGGCTCAAAATTAAAATTTAAAACCACTACAAACCTTGAGGAAGCAATTGATGGAGCAATGTTTGTAATTAATACAGCAATGGCAGGAGGACATGATTATTTAGAAAAAGTTAGAAAAATAGGGGAAAAATGGGGATACTATAGAGGAATTGATACGCAAGAGTTCAACATGGTGTCAGATTATTACACAATATCAAATTTCAATCAACTGGATTTATTTTTAAAAGTCGCAAGATTGGTTGAAGAAAAGGGAGAAAAAGGGGCATGGTTGCTTCAAGCGGCAAATCCTGTATTTGAAGGAACAACATTGATTTTAAGAAATGTGTCTATAAACATGGTGGGGTTTTGCCACGGACACTATGGCATACATTATTTAGCAGAAACAATAGGATTGGAAATGAATAAAGTAGATTGGCAAGTTGCAGGTGTTAATCATGGAATATGGTTAAACAGATTTTTGTATAATGGTAAAAACGCTTATGAAATATTAGATGAATGGATAAAAAATAATGTTTACGAACCAAGACATCCATTCGATGACCAACTCTCAAAAGTTGCGATAGATATGTATAAATTTTACGGACAAATGCCAATTGGAGATACAGTGAGAAATTCTTCTTGGAAATACCACTATAACCTAGAAACAAAGAAAAAATGGTATGGAAAATTTGGTGGTGCAGACTCTGAAATAGGTTGGAAATGGTATCAAGATAATCTAAAGGCCATTACCGAAACAATAAACAAACTTGCATATTTTGTTTCTCAAAATTCCAATATTAAATTGTTGGATTACAACCTTTACAAAGATTATTTGAATATTGAAATCTTCAAGGAAGAAATTGAAAGAATTATTGACACCGAAAAACTAAGTGGAGAACAACACGTTCCATTTATAGATTCAATAGTTAACAATAAAAGACAAAGATTTGTTGTAAACATATTAAATAATGGAGTCATAGAAGGAATAGATAATGATGTTGCAGTTGAAATTCCCGCATGGGTTGATTCTTCTGGAATACATTCTGAAGAAATTACACCAAAACTATCAGAAAGAGTAATTAAATACTACTTAAGGCCAAGAATTATGAGGATGGAACTGGCATCAGAAGCTTTCTTATCTGGAGATATCAAGCTTTTAAAAGAAATTCTCTTTAGGGATCCAAGAACAAAATCTGAAGAGCAGGTGGAAGGAGTATTAAATGAGATAATGAATTTACCAGAAAATGAAAAAATGAGGAAGCATTACATTTTATGA
- a CDS encoding ArsR/SmtB family transcription factor has protein sequence MIEVIEIIKLFSNETRARILFLLSNSELCNCDIENILNIKQSNISKHLSKHLKQAEFLKLVNKRKNSY, from the coding sequence ATGATTGAAGTAATTGAAATTATAAAACTTTTTTCAAATGAAACACGGGCAAGAATATTATTTTTACTCTCAAATTCAGAACTTTGTAATTGTGATATTGAAAATATCCTTAACATAAAGCAATCCAATATTTCAAAACATCTTTCAAAACATCTTAAACAAGCTGAATTTTTGAAATTAGTTAATAAAAGAAAAAATTCCTATTGA
- a CDS encoding metallophosphoesterase family protein, with the protein MKKIAFISDIHSNLEALESVLKDIEKENVDQTYCLGDLVGYGPNPNEIIELIRKKNIITVMGNYDDAVGYEKESCGCSYNPGRETEVGDESLSWTIKNTTKENKNFLKLLLKKLVIEIEDVKILLVHGSPLNYLLEYVKPETNSERLKIIAKSIDEDIVINGHTHLMMAKHLLGKTILNPGSVGRTKDGKPGATYLILEVDKDVFSYRFKFVEYNIKKTIEKIIKVGLPVELATVLALGKTLDMGKAKNKTNDIGSFKV; encoded by the coding sequence ATGAAAAAAATAGCGTTTATTTCAGATATCCATTCAAATCTTGAAGCATTGGAAAGCGTGCTAAAAGATATAGAAAAAGAAAATGTCGATCAAACATATTGTCTAGGCGATCTAGTTGGGTACGGCCCAAATCCAAATGAGATAATTGAACTCATTAGAAAAAAAAATATTATTACAGTTATGGGAAATTACGACGATGCAGTAGGTTATGAAAAAGAAAGCTGTGGTTGCTCATATAATCCAGGTAGGGAAACTGAAGTAGGTGATGAATCACTTTCATGGACAATTAAAAATACAACAAAAGAAAACAAAAATTTCCTAAAATTACTACTAAAAAAATTGGTAATTGAAATAGAAGATGTAAAGATTTTACTTGTACATGGAAGTCCATTAAATTACTTACTTGAATATGTAAAACCAGAAACAAACTCCGAAAGGTTAAAAATAATTGCAAAATCAATTGATGAAGATATAGTAATAAATGGGCATACTCATTTAATGATGGCAAAACATTTACTTGGAAAAACTATTCTAAATCCCGGAAGTGTGGGAAGAACGAAAGATGGAAAGCCTGGAGCTACGTATTTAATATTAGAAGTAGATAAAGATGTTTTTAGTTATAGATTCAAATTTGTTGAGTACAATATAAAGAAAACAATTGAGAAAATAATAAAAGTTGGTCTTCCAGTTGAACTTGCCACAGTGCTTGCACTTGGTAAAACTCTTGACATGGGAAAAGCAAAAAATAAAACTAATGATATAGGTTCATTTAAGGTTTAA
- the mutL gene encoding DNA mismatch repair endonuclease MutL — translation MGKIKKLDKNVVSRIAAGEAVAGPFSVVKELVENALDASATKIEIEILNGGKSYIKVKDNGEGMSRDDLLLSIEEHTTSKIEDFEDIYNLYSFGFRGEALSSISKVSKLVITSNDGKESNRLEVIGGKIKDIKEYPTSEKGTIVEVYDLFFNVPARRKFLKSDNVEKRYVVEYVEKFLLGNPDVEIVLKSDGEVVYNAVKGNLEDRFRLIFPEVREFTEVSGKYVKGIISSPSYYRNNRTGQIFFVQKRFVIDKMLYYIFETGYGEALLKHPYGVLFIEVPPRFVDVNVHPQKLEVKFSNPNVIYSDITRTVREGIKKFVSKKIFVKKEQNTVNENKLNYAYGPKSKPFQTNIEKNMLFNVEKKQLEVKRDIVVLKKRYVLFESNDGIYIMDFHAAHERILYDNIIKQLDEKVERLDLMIPIEIKIGKSFLQIAEGRKEDFKRFGFNIKIDKEKIIVLSIPSFIKPSDVVEVLMEILDEYRILGENPKSMKHIIADKACKKAVKTGYDILESEAKQLVEEVLKRGLTTCPHGRPLFLKITYKELDSFFERT, via the coding sequence ATGGGAAAAATAAAGAAACTGGATAAAAATGTAGTTTCACGTATTGCTGCTGGAGAGGCCGTTGCAGGGCCATTTTCGGTTGTAAAGGAATTGGTTGAAAATGCATTGGATGCAAGCGCAACAAAGATAGAAATTGAAATTTTGAATGGAGGAAAAAGTTATATAAAAGTGAAAGATAATGGAGAAGGTATGTCAAGAGACGACCTTCTCCTTTCTATTGAAGAGCATACAACTAGTAAGATAGAAGATTTTGAAGATATATATAACTTGTACTCTTTTGGATTTAGAGGAGAAGCACTTTCTTCTATTTCGAAAGTGAGTAAATTAGTGATTACTTCCAATGATGGTAAAGAATCAAATAGATTAGAAGTAATAGGTGGAAAGATAAAGGATATAAAAGAATATCCAACTAGTGAAAAAGGAACAATTGTTGAGGTATATGACCTGTTTTTCAACGTTCCTGCACGTAGAAAATTTTTAAAGTCAGATAATGTGGAAAAAAGATATGTGGTGGAATATGTTGAGAAATTTCTACTTGGAAATCCCGATGTGGAAATTGTTTTAAAGTCTGATGGTGAAGTTGTATACAATGCAGTTAAAGGTAATCTAGAAGATAGGTTTAGGTTAATATTTCCAGAAGTCAGAGAATTTACAGAAGTTTCAGGAAAGTATGTAAAGGGGATTATATCTTCACCAAGTTATTATAGAAATAATCGTACTGGGCAGATATTTTTTGTCCAAAAAAGGTTTGTTATAGATAAAATGCTTTACTATATTTTTGAAACGGGATATGGAGAAGCACTCTTAAAACATCCATATGGTGTTTTATTTATAGAGGTTCCACCTAGGTTTGTAGATGTTAACGTGCATCCACAGAAATTGGAAGTAAAATTTTCTAATCCCAATGTAATTTATTCTGATATTACAAGAACAGTTAGAGAAGGAATAAAAAAATTTGTTTCAAAAAAGATATTTGTTAAAAAGGAGCAAAATACAGTTAATGAGAATAAATTAAATTATGCTTATGGACCCAAAAGTAAGCCCTTTCAAACTAATATAGAAAAGAATATGTTGTTTAATGTGGAAAAAAAGCAATTAGAAGTAAAAAGAGATATTGTTGTGTTAAAAAAAAGGTATGTGTTATTTGAATCTAATGATGGAATATATATTATGGATTTTCATGCCGCTCATGAAAGGATATTGTACGATAATATTATTAAACAATTAGATGAAAAGGTTGAAAGATTAGATTTAATGATACCCATTGAAATAAAGATTGGGAAAAGTTTTTTGCAGATAGCAGAAGGAAGAAAGGAAGATTTTAAACGATTTGGGTTTAATATTAAGATAGATAAAGAAAAGATAATTGTTCTATCAATACCGTCTTTTATTAAACCTTCTGATGTTGTGGAAGTTTTAATGGAAATATTGGATGAATACAGAATTCTGGGAGAAAATCCAAAAAGTATGAAACATATAATAGCAGATAAAGCTTGTAAAAAAGCGGTGAAGACGGGTTATGATATCTTAGAAAGTGAAGCGAAACAATTAGTTGAAGAGGTATTAAAAAGAGGACTTACAACCTGTCCCCATGGAAGACCTTTGTTTTTAAAAATTACATATAAAGAGTTGGATAGTTTTTTTGAAAGAACTTAA
- a CDS encoding alpha-amylase family glycosyl hydrolase: MIGYEIYIRSFYDSNEDGIGDFKGITNSVSYLKDLGVDLIWIMPHFKAPSYHGYDIIDFYDTNLSYGTQKEFKEMVNVLHENGIRIAIDLPLNHVSSRHPWFKAALEGDRKYKDYFLWADKDVDLNEKRPWDEEVIWHPYKGEWYYGVFGGSSPDLNYENEEVIEEALKIIEFWLNLGVDGFRFDAAKHIYDYDLDKKRFSYNHEKNIQFWKKVMEKARNIKEDVFAVTEVWDDPEIVMEYAKVIGCSFNFYFTEALRESITNGYTHKIWDCFSRTLTDNRNLYIPSNFSGNHDMTRLASAITSQEQRKVFFAMLLTTPGIPFIYYGDEIGMKGIYDPYFTESVIEPMPWYASLSGDGQTLWKSVGFNRAFTGVSVEEQLKREDSLLNTVKGWIRFRKENSWLTNSWIEDLKTSEFVVAYTVTNGNKAFRVYHNVAGHKEEFEGIKLKPFESKVF, from the coding sequence ATGATAGGTTATGAAATTTATATCCGCTCTTTTTACGATTCAAATGAGGATGGAATAGGTGATTTTAAAGGGATTACAAATTCTGTTTCTTATTTGAAAGATTTGGGAGTTGACCTTATTTGGATTATGCCGCATTTTAAAGCGCCAAGTTACCATGGATATGACATTATCGATTTTTACGATACAAATTTATCTTATGGAACACAAAAAGAGTTTAAAGAGATGGTTAATGTTTTACATGAAAATGGGATAAGGATTGCTATTGATTTACCTTTAAATCACGTATCTTCTAGACATCCTTGGTTTAAAGCTGCTTTAGAAGGTGATAGAAAGTACAAAGATTATTTTTTATGGGCAGATAAAGATGTGGATTTAAACGAGAAAAGACCTTGGGACGAAGAAGTTATATGGCATCCATACAAGGGAGAATGGTATTATGGTGTCTTTGGAGGTTCTTCGCCTGATTTAAATTATGAAAATGAGGAAGTTATAGAGGAAGCACTAAAAATAATAGAGTTCTGGCTTAACTTGGGAGTCGATGGATTTAGATTTGATGCTGCAAAACATATTTATGATTATGATTTAGATAAAAAAAGATTTTCTTACAACCATGAAAAGAATATACAATTTTGGAAAAAGGTAATGGAAAAGGCAAGGAATATAAAAGAAGATGTATTTGCCGTGACTGAGGTGTGGGATGATCCAGAGATAGTTATGGAATATGCGAAGGTTATAGGTTGTTCTTTTAATTTTTACTTTACTGAGGCTTTAAGGGAATCTATAACTAACGGATACACACACAAGATATGGGATTGTTTTTCTAGAACACTTACGGATAATAGAAATTTATATATTCCTTCCAATTTTTCGGGAAATCACGATATGACAAGATTAGCTTCTGCAATAACATCACAAGAACAAAGAAAAGTATTTTTTGCGATGCTTCTTACAACTCCTGGCATTCCATTTATATACTACGGTGATGAAATTGGAATGAAAGGTATATACGATCCATATTTTACCGAAAGTGTTATAGAACCTATGCCATGGTATGCTTCACTTTCAGGTGATGGTCAGACACTTTGGAAATCTGTGGGTTTTAACCGTGCATTTACGGGAGTATCTGTTGAGGAACAATTAAAAAGAGAAGATAGTTTATTAAATACAGTAAAGGGTTGGATAAGATTTAGAAAAGAAAATAGTTGGTTAACAAACTCATGGATTGAAGATTTAAAAACAAGCGAATTTGTTGTAGCATACACAGTAACCAATGGAAACAAGGCGTTCAGGGTTTATCATAATGTAGCTGGCCATAAGGAGGAATTTGAAGGAATAAAGTTAAAACCATTTGAGTCTAAGGTGTTTTAA